A single genomic interval of Flavobacterium sp. N2820 harbors:
- a CDS encoding outer membrane lipoprotein carrier protein LolA, producing the protein MKRILSVVFVLFIGLSMQAQDAKKAKELLDQVSAKVKSYNNIVIDFKYSLSNPKEKINQESNGNVALQGNLYHLNFMGVTKIFDGKKVYTIVPEDEEITVENFDPKDDKAITPNKMLTFFNTGYKYAWDELQNVKGRKIQYVKLIPNSTKDTRKEILVGIDTQTKHIYNVIEVGKNGSKTTLTVNSFKTNQPLSKNHFTFTKSKYPNYYINKLD; encoded by the coding sequence ATGAAACGTATTTTAAGTGTCGTATTCGTACTTTTTATAGGATTATCAATGCAAGCACAAGATGCAAAAAAAGCAAAAGAGCTTTTGGATCAAGTGTCGGCAAAGGTAAAATCGTATAACAATATTGTAATCGACTTTAAATATTCTTTAAGCAATCCGAAAGAAAAAATCAACCAAGAAAGTAATGGCAATGTTGCTCTTCAAGGCAATTTATACCATCTAAATTTCATGGGTGTTACCAAAATATTTGACGGCAAAAAAGTCTACACAATTGTGCCAGAAGATGAAGAAATCACTGTTGAAAATTTTGACCCTAAAGATGACAAAGCAATCACCCCTAATAAAATGTTAACCTTTTTTAATACGGGGTATAAATATGCTTGGGATGAACTTCAAAACGTTAAAGGAAGAAAAATTCAATATGTAAAATTAATCCCGAATAGCACAAAAGATACACGCAAAGAAATCCTTGTGGGAATTGATACGCAAACCAAACACATTTACAATGTAATAGAAGTTGGAAAAAACGGATCTAAAACAACTTTAACTGTTAATTCTTTTAAAACAAATCAGCCATTATCGAAAAATCATTTTACCTTTACCAAATCAAAATATCCTAATTATTACATCAATAAATTAGACTAA